The bacterium genomic sequence ACGACCTCTCGCACGGAAACCAGCAACGGGTGCAGCTCGTGACCGCGCTGGTACACGATCCCGAGCTCCTGGTGCTGGATGAACCCTTCAGCGGCCTGGACCCGCTAGGTGTCGAGGAGATGTCCCGGATACTGCGAGAGAGGGCAGACCAGGGATCGGCCGTGCTCTTCTCGAGCCATCAGCTAGATCTCGTCGAGCACCTGTGCGACGACGTTGCCATCATCAACGAGGGCCGGGTGGCCCTGGCGGGACCCGTCAACACCCTGAAGGACCGGGCGGATCACCGCAGAGTCGAGGTGGACGTAGACTCGTCGCTCGCCCTCACCCCCACCCTCCCCGGTGTCCGGCTGGTGGAATCCCGAGGAACCCGCCATGTACTCCGGGTACCCGCCGAGGTCGGCATGGGAGAGATAATGGCCGCGCTCGCGGACGGCCGGACGGTCCGGGAGTTCTCCTACGGTCCGCCGACCCTGTCGGACCTCTTCAGGGAAACGGTGGCATCGTGAACACCTACCGGGCGGTCGGCCTCGTGATGCGGCGCGAACTCCTCGAGCGCGGCCTGAGCAAGTCCTATGCGCTGAGCTGGCTCTTCCTGGCGCTCCTCGTCGGCGCGGGCATAGCCATCCCGGGGTTCTTCGGGGATGACGGATCCGTCCGCACGTACAGGGTCGCCACCGTCGGGACCGAGAGCGTGGGCCCCGGCGAGTTGGCGAGGTCGATGGCACCAGGACGACCGGGCTCATACCGGATCGAGCTCAGCAAGTCGCCGGATGACACCGCCGCGACCGCGGCGGTGACGGACGGAGCGGTGGATGCGGCCCTGGTCGGCGGAAACAGGGTTCTGGTGGGTAAGGACACCCCCTCGGAACTCGAGTCCGCGCTGAGACAGGCCGTCCTCTCCCACCAGGTGCAGCGCATGGTGGCTGCCGGCGAGGTGTCCGAGCGGGCAGTGGCGATCATGGCCGGCGAGGGGGTGACGGTCGTGGCCGCCGGACCTGAGGTGGATGCCGATGCCGCAGCCGAGGCCCGGCAGTTCGTGATCGCTCAGGTGGCGCTGGTGCTCCTGTTCATGGCCGTCATGACCACCGGATCATGGGTGCTGCTGGGTGTTACCGAG encodes the following:
- a CDS encoding ATP-binding cassette domain-containing protein; this translates as MLELDGLTKRYGEVVALDDCGFSVRPGRIVGFLGPNGAGKTSAMRAVFGLLRLDGGTVTWMGRSVTHDARRRFGYMPEMRGLYPRMPVRRQVIYFARLHGLGNAAAARAADRWIARIGLEERTESRIDDLSHGNQQRVQLVTALVHDPELLVLDEPFSGLDPLGVEEMSRILRERADQGSAVLFSSHQLDLVEHLCDDVAIINEGRVALAGPVNTLKDRADHRRVEVDVDSSLALTPTLPGVRLVESRGTRHVLRVPAEVGMGEIMAALADGRTVREFSYGPPTLSDLFRETVAS
- a CDS encoding ABC transporter permease, translating into MNTYRAVGLVMRRELLERGLSKSYALSWLFLALLVGAGIAIPGFFGDDGSVRTYRVATVGTESVGPGELARSMAPGRPGSYRIELSKSPDDTAATAAVTDGAVDAALVGGNRVLVGKDTPSELESALRQAVLSHQVQRMVAAGEVSERAVAIMAGEGVTVVAAGPEVDADAAAEARQFVIAQVALVLLFMAVMTTGSWVLLGVTEEKTNRVSEVLLAALRPWQLLAGKIIGVGLLGLLQFGSIAASLIVAVRLVLDVSLPEVDAGFLVISLIWFVLGYLVYATGYAAVGAIAHRPEDAQNAAFPLTLVTVAGYVIGIVYVSGNPDTVWSTALTLVPLTAPFVLPVRAVSDSVALWEQLAAAVIMIGFIILLIRVAGRVYAGGVFNYRTRIKARQAYRSAEF